DNA sequence from the Candidatus Krumholzibacteriia bacterium genome:
CGCCGAGCGCCTGGCGCCGCGCGCTGCCGCGCACGACGAGGCGGAGACCTTCGATCCCGACACCTTCCGCGCCCTGGGCAGCACGGGTTTCATGGCGCTCCAATTCGGCGAGGATGTGGGCGGCCTCGGAGCAGCGTTCACCTATGCCGTGGCGGGCTTGGAGAGTCTGGCCAAGGCCGATGCCGGCTTCACCCTCGGCGTCGCCATCCACGGCACCACCGCCGACGGCATCTACCGCTACGGCAGCGAGGCGCTCCGGCAGCGCTACGTGCCCGGTCTCGTGCGCGGCGAGCTCATCGGCTGCTTCGGCCTCACCGAACCGGACTCGGGCAGCGACGCCAGGGCCCTGCGCACCACCTACCGGCGTGACGGCGATTCCTACCTGTTGTCGGGAACGAAGTACTGGATCACCAACGGCCCCTCGGCGCAGGTGTTCTTCATCATCGCCCGCGACAGCACCGCGGACCGTCTCTCCGCCTTCGTCGTCGAGCCCGGCTGGGCCGGGACCTTCGAGATCCAACCCATCAAGGAAAAGATGGGAGTGCGCGGTTCGAACACCGCCATGCTCGTCTTCGAGGACTACCGGGTGCCGGCGGAGAACCTGGTGGGCGAAGAAGGCAACGGCTTCAAGTACGCCATGCACATGCTGAACGGTGGTCGGGTCACGGTGGGCGGCTGGTCGACGGGGGTGGCTCAGGGGGCGTACGAGAAGCTGCTGCGCTATGCCCACGAGAGGCAGCTCTTCGGCAAGCGCCTGATCGATCTGGACAATACCAAGCGCGAGCTGTCCGAGATGCTCATCGACATCCACACCGGGCGGGTGCTCTCCTACGCCGCCGCTCTCGACAAGACCCGCGGCCTCGACTACGCCGCCGAGGCGGCCATCGCCAAGGTCGCCGCCAGCGAAGCAGCGGTCCGCGTCGGTGAGCGCGCCATCGAGCTGGCCGGCGGCTACGGCTACGTCCGCGATTCCCGCATCGAGCGCCACCTGCGCGACGCCCTGCTCGCCCGCATCGGCGAGGGCGCCAACGAGCTCCTCAAGATCATGGTGATCCCGCGGGTGATCGAGAAGCGCCTCGCCGCGGAACCGACACCCGACCTCTGGTAGCGTTGCTCAGCGGGTAGCGTTGCTCAGCGCGCCACGATGCTGCTCTTGACGAGCTTGCCGCGGCGCTCGCCATCCGGCGTCAGCAAGCGATAGAAGTACACGCCGGGAACGACACCCTCGCCACCCTCATCCCGGCCATCCCACTGCAGGTGCTGCATCCCCGGGAGCAGGCCGGGGGCGAGCAGCGTGCGCAGCCGCCGGCCACGCACGTCGAAGAGCTCGAGCCGCACCGCGCCAGCGCGCTGCAAGCCGAAGCGGAAATGGGTGCCGTCTTGGAAAGGATTGGGGAACACCCAGTCGCCGCTGCCTGCCTCGCTCCACGGTGCATCCACCGGCAGATCGGAACCGCCGACGAGCTCGAGCTCGATGCGCAAGGTCACATCGTTGCTCCCCAGCGTATTGTTGAGCCCGACGACGGCGAGGACGTTCTGCCCCTCCTGGAGCAGCGCCAGCGTGGCGGGGGTGGTGATCTCCTGGCGCTCGAAAGAGTGGATCGCCTCGTGGGAGCTGGTGGCGAGGCTGGTGTTGGTGATCGTCGCCGGCGCCC
Encoded proteins:
- a CDS encoding acyl-CoA dehydrogenase family protein, encoding MPFFIHDQKRALGRLHAGDPQHADLIEFLGSTVDRFAAERLAPRAAAHDEAETFDPDTFRALGSTGFMALQFGEDVGGLGAAFTYAVAGLESLAKADAGFTLGVAIHGTTADGIYRYGSEALRQRYVPGLVRGELIGCFGLTEPDSGSDARALRTTYRRDGDSYLLSGTKYWITNGPSAQVFFIIARDSTADRLSAFVVEPGWAGTFEIQPIKEKMGVRGSNTAMLVFEDYRVPAENLVGEEGNGFKYAMHMLNGGRVTVGGWSTGVAQGAYEKLLRYAHERQLFGKRLIDLDNTKRELSEMLIDIHTGRVLSYAAALDKTRGLDYAAEAAIAKVAASEAAVRVGERAIELAGGYGYVRDSRIERHLRDALLARIGEGANELLKIMVIPRVIEKRLAAEPTPDLW